CGCGGCCCCCGGCCCGGGGAACTTCACCGGGGCTATTCTTTCGCGCCTACCTCGCGGAACAGCTCGACCAATGCGTCGTGACCGCGGCTTCTCGCGGCGCGGAGGGCGGTCGCGCCGGAGCTGGACTTGAGATTGACGTCCGCGCCCCAGGCGAGGAGCGTGGTGGCTACTTCGCCGTATCCCCCGAAGGCGGCGAGCATGAGCGGTGTCACGCCGACCTCGCTGGTGGCGTTGGGATTGGCGCCGCGTTTGACCAGGATCTCCACCACCGGCCCGTGGCCGTTCTTCGCCGCCTCGTGCAGCGGGGTGCGCCCGTCGTTGGCGTGCGTGTTGACCTCGGCCTTGCTCGCGATGAGCAGGTTGACGATCTCGACATAGCCCTGCAGCGACGCGCCGGTGAGGGCGGTGGCCCCGCTTTCCGCTTTCGCGTTGGGGTTCGCGCCCTTCTCGAGCAGCAGGCGCACGACCTCCGTGTGGCCGCTCCATGCCGCGTCGATCAGCGCGGTGCGGCCGCGCTCGGGATCCCCGCGCGCGGCGTTGACGTCGGCCCCGGCGTCCACCAGGGTGCGCGCGACCTCCAGGTGGCCGTGCTGGGCGGCGGCCATCAGGGGCGTGGTGCCGTCGCTGACCGGGCGGCCCGGCTTGGCGCCCTTGGCGAGGAGCGCCTTCACGCTCGGGGCGTCGCCCTTGGCCGACGCGGCGAGCAGGGCCTTCGCACCCGGCCCGCAGCCTCCGAGCG
The sequence above is drawn from the Candidatus Methylomirabilota bacterium genome and encodes:
- a CDS encoding ankyrin repeat domain-containing protein, which produces MASRRLAGVLLLGALALGGCGPGAKALLAASAKGDAPSVKALLAKGAKPGRPVSDGTTPLMAAAQHGHLEVARTLVDAGADVNAARGDPERGRTALIDAAWSGHTEVVRLLLEKGANPNAKAESGATALTGASLQGYVEIVNLLIASKAEVNTHANDGRTPLHEAAKNGHGPVVEILVKRGANPNATSEVGVTPLMLAAFGGYGEVATTLLAWGADVNLKSSSGATALRAARSRGHDALVELFREVGAKE